One segment of Pan paniscus chromosome 20, NHGRI_mPanPan1-v2.0_pri, whole genome shotgun sequence DNA contains the following:
- the IGSF23 gene encoding LOW QUALITY PROTEIN: immunoglobulin superfamily member 23 (The sequence of the model RefSeq protein was modified relative to this genomic sequence to represent the inferred CDS: inserted 2 bases in 1 codon) → MRAKPQSPLPRNPVPAWSPPTTTTDPMLEKDAAGGDFPANLVLQLMPLKTFPAAIRVVIQSELNYSVILQWVVTMDPEPVLSWTFNGVPCGMGEKLFIRRLSREQLGTYMCIATNSKKQLVSEPVTISLPKPIMQPTEAESMEPDPTLSLSGGSAIGLLAAGILGAGTLIAGXCFTIIQSLRYLYPSPPSTGQHPLSPHGAQCWLNKETEMKPTPPSGRVIATPEEPI, encoded by the exons ATGAGAGCAAAACCTCAGAGCCCCCTTCCCAGGAACCCTGTCCCAGCCTGgtccccacccaccaccaccactgacCCGATGCTAGAGAAGGATGCGGCTGGAGGTGACTTCCCAGCCAACTTGGT CCTCCAACTAATGCCACTGAAGACATTCCCAGCTGCTATCCGGGTAGTCATCCAGAGTGAGCTCAACTATTCTGTGATCCTGCAGTGGGTGGTGACAATGGACCCTGAGCCCGTGCTGAGCTGGACCTTCAATGGGGTGCCCTGTGGGATGGGAGAGAAGCTGTTCATCCGACGGTTGTCCCGGGAGCAGCTGGGCACCTACATGTGCATAGCCACGAACAGCAAGAAACAGCTGGTCTCTGAGCCTGTGACCATCTCGCTGCCAA AACCCATCATGCAGCCCACAGAAGCAGAGTCCATGGAGCCGGACCCCACTCTGTCCCTGTCAGGAGGCTCTGCCATCGGGCTCCTTGCGGCTGGGATCCTGGGAGCCGGGACACTGATTGCAGG ATGTTTCACCATCATCCAGAGCCTAAGGTACCTCTATCCCTCACCCCCGTCCACTGGGCAACATCCACTCAGCCCCCACGGGGCACAGTGCTGGCTCAACAAGGAAACAGAGATGAAACCAACACCCCCATCAGGGAGGGTGATAGCGACTCCTGAGGAGCCCATCTGA